One genomic region from Argentina anserina chromosome 2, drPotAnse1.1, whole genome shotgun sequence encodes:
- the LOC126785283 gene encoding copper transporter 5.1, giving the protein MMHMTFYWSRQVTLLFDSWKTTTWLGYALTLLACLIVPAFYQYLEDLRVRVRLASLPSTAEDPIQITLLQGKLGPGGRFSAVKLAGAAIFAVNSAIGYMLMLAVMSFNGGVFVAIVVGLAVGYLLFRSGEEEVSAVVDNPCACA; this is encoded by the coding sequence ATGATGCACATGACGTTCTACTGGAGCAGGCAGGTGACGCTCCTGTTCGACTCGTGGAAGACCACCACGTGGCTCGGCTACGCCCTCACGCTCCTCGCCTGCCTCATCGTCCCGGCCTTCTACCAGTACCTCGAGGACCTCCGCGTCCGCGTCCGCCTCGCGTCGTTGCCGTCGACGGCGGAGGATCCGATCCAGATTACGCTCCTGCAGGGAAAGCTCGGCCCGGGAGGGAGATTCTCGGCGGTGAAGCTGGCCGGGGCCGCGATATTCGCCGTGAACTCCGCGATCGGGTACATGCTGATGCTGGCGGTGATGTCATTCAACGGCGGTGTTTTCGTGGCGATCGTGGTGGGGTTGGCGGTTGGGTATTTGTTGTTCAGGAGTGGCGAAGAGGAGGTTTCGGCTGTGGTTGACAATCCCTGCGCTTGTGCTTAA
- the LOC126784239 gene encoding LOW QUALITY PROTEIN: pentatricopeptide repeat-containing protein At4g33170-like (The sequence of the model RefSeq protein was modified relative to this genomic sequence to represent the inferred CDS: deleted 1 base in 1 codon), protein MSLSRKGSLTNDTKLTAAASKATSLNPNAAEFVPFSLRSPSSGSTSTAQAAAAFSSSGAFGKAVLDRTESSTSNNSDDEAHQFWRHQLPDDITPDFKVMGEDESPGIGNISLAGLSLHDGGEATPFPASTAGGYLLSEARINGNSFSDKLRVATSPYGDGLSSPSFMHVPTKPWDKQILNSNQLVGNGHEGALYDDISRLGFMNDILGEPAVVDDCEINPSEFLASQFPGFSIQSLAEVYYANGCDLNLTIEMLTQLELQVDGGFNDNMNPKTLSAPDLSSMDFPALTPTEGQHGHPKYGGDDDFHQSGNPYRSSDKDNMLMFKSSSSFPSRGSIDFASAVRKLATQDSGGWKYERNGSADATIGSSRGSHLVNSTYNSGHGRAIYSDRSQTHGSARNAPVWLETGDAVANMYSNLREEARDHARLRNAYFEQARQAYLVGNKALAKELSVKGQLHNMHMKAAHGKAQESIYRQRNPEMQGNGRAHERMIDLHGLHVNEALHRLKHELSILRNTARATETGLQVYICVGTGHHTRGSRTPARLPIAVQRYLLEEEGLNYSEPQPGLLRVLMENQTMHPRNNNKNAISDQSPTHQNPQNPVPLLNFASLPNPISPSSSSSPWFSILRTAIANSDLPLGKRAHALILTSGQFHSPDNFLINNLITMYSKCRSLTYARNLFDKTPDRDLVTWNSILAAYAQSRRNVVENGEAGLGIFRRLREDVVYTSRHTLGTVLKLCMMSGRVWISEAVHGYAVKIGLEWDVFVSGTLVSVYCKLRRVKEARVLFDGTVERDVVLWNTMLRGYVEMGLQGDALALFAEFHRSGLGPDCVSVCCVLSGIQKVESDESKRHMEEVRAYAAKIGEFMTNVDEEANSSSLCDPTTNSDIFLWNKALSKYIRAGENWAAIGLFRDMIKSKVGYDSVTLVIILSAIASTNNLELGKQIHVAALTSGLDSVLLVGNSLINMYSKTRSVQFAREIFSHMKEVDLVSWNSMISCCAQSGSGEESINLFIGLLRDGLRPDQFTIASILRACSSIQERLHLSKQVHVHALKTGIAADKFVSTALVDVYSRSGKMDEAEALLENKVKFNLASWNALISGYVNSNESHKALQLMRMIHDGGNRVDEITLATVAKAASFLVALAPGKQIHAHVIKLGYSKDLYVNSSILGLYIKCGDMGSAHAVFNDIPAPDDVAWTTLICGCLENGDEGRSVSIYHQMRQSGVPPDEYTLATLVKAASCLTALEQGKQLHADAIKLEYSSDPFVATSLVDMYAKCGIIDDAYCLFRRMDIASSVLWNAMLVGLAQHGDAKEALNLFRVMKSSNIVPDRVTFIGVLSACSHSGLVSEAYEHFSSMQRDYGIEPGIEHYSCLVDALGRAGQVQEAEKLIASIPFTPSASMYRALLGACRVKGDTETGKRVAEKLLAIEPSDSSAYVLLSNMNAAADQWDAVNDARQMMKRKNVKKEPGFSWIDVKNKVHLFVVDDKSHPEADLIYKKLEDMMKRIIEEGYVPDTDFVLADVEEEEKERALYYHSERLAIAYALISTPSSAIIRVIKNLRVCGDCHNAIKYISKVSQREIVVRDANRFHRFRNGSCSCGDYW, encoded by the exons atgaGCTTGTCGAGGAAAGGATCCTTAACGAACGACACAAAGTTAACTGCTGCTGCAAGCAAGGCAACTAGCTTAAATCCAAATGCAGCAGAGTTTGTCCCGTTTTCGCTCAGATCTCCTTCATCCGGAAGCACCAGCACAGCTCAGGCGGCGGCAGCGTTTTCTTCATCTGGAGCTTTTGGAAAAGCTGTGTTAGATCGAACCGAGTCTTCCACCTCGAATAATTCTGATGACGAGGCCCACCAGTTTTGGCGCCACCAGCTCCCCGATGACATCACCCCTGACTTTAAGGTCATGGGAGAAGATGAGTCACCAGGTATTGGAAACATCTCTCTGGCGGGACTGTCCTTGCATGATGGTGGTGAAGCAACACCGTTTCCTGCTTCTACAGCCGGTGGATACTTATTAAGTGAGGCACGCATCAATGGTAATAGCTTTTCTGACAAGTTAAGAGTTGCTACATCCCCCTATGGGGATGGCCTTTCCTCACCAAGTTTCATGCATGTGCCAACCAAGCCTTGGGATAAGCAGATTCTGAATAGTAATCAGCTTGTTGGCAATGGTCACGAGGGGGCTCTTTATGATGACATTTCTAGACTTGGATTCATGAATGATATATTGGGTGAGCCAGCAGTTGTTGATGATTGCGAAATTAACCCTTCCGAATTTTTGGCTTCACAGTTCCCTGGGTTTTCCATTCAGAGCCTTGCAGAAGTTTACTACGCCAATGGTTGCGACCTAAACCTAACTATTGAGATGTTGACACAGTTGGAG CTTCAAGTTGATGGTGGTTTTAATGATAATATGAATCCAAAGACCTTGTCTGCACCTGATCTTAGTTCGATGGACTTTCCTGCACTTACTCCAACTGAAGGTCAGCATGGCCATCCAAAAtatggtggagatgatgatttCCATCAAAGTGGCAATCCTTATCGATCTTCTGACAAGGACAACATGCTTATGTTTAAGTCTAGCTCATCCTTTCCATCTAGAGGTTCAATAGATTTTGCTTCAGCTGTCAGGAAATTGGCCACTCAGGATTCTGGTGGATGGAAGTATGAGAGGAATGGTTCTGCTGATGCCACTATTGGCTCAAGTAGAGGTTCCCATCTTGTAAATAGTACTTACAATAGTGGACATGGAAGAGCTATCTACAGTGATAGGTCACAGACTCATGGTTCAGCTCGGAATGCTCCTGTTTGGCTTGAAACTGGAGATGCTGTTG CAAATATGTATTCCAATCTGCGGGAGGAAGCTCGTGATCATGCACGCTTGCGTAATGCATACTTTGAGCAG GCCCGTCAAGCATACCTTGTTGGAAACAAGGCTCTAGCAAAGGAACTGAGTGTTAAAGGGCAGCTGCACAATATGCATATGAAGGCCGCTCATGGCAAGGCTCAAGAATCTATTTATCGGCAGAG GAACCCAGAAATGCAAGGAAATGGAAGAGCACATGAGAGGATGATAGACCTGCATGGACTACACGTAAATGAAGCTCTTCATAGGCTCAAGCATGAGCTGAGCATATTAAGGAACACTGCCAGAGCAACAGAGACGGGTCTTCAGGTTTATATATGTGTTGGAACAGGCCACCACACCCGGGGTTCACGCACACCGGCCAGGCTCCCAATTGCTGTACAGCGTTACCTACTGGAAGAAGAGGGCCTCAACTACAGTGAGCCGCAGCCAGGGCTGCTTCGAGTTCTgat GGAAAACCAGACAATGCACCCGagaaataataataagaaTGCAATTTCAGACCAATCTCCGACCCATCAAAACCCCCAAAATCCT GTCCCTCTCCTCAATTTCGCCTCTCTCCCCAACCCCATCTctccctcctcttcctcctctccatGGTTCTCCATCCTCCGCACCGCCATTGCCAACTCCGACCTCCCCCTCGGCAAGCGCGCCCACGCCCTCATCTTAACCTCCGGCCAATTCCACTCCCCAGATAATTTCCTAATCAATAATCTCATCACCATGTACTCCAAATGTCGGTCGCTTACTTATGCACGCAACCTGTTCGACAAAACTCCTGACCGGGACCTGGTCACCTGGAACTCCATTCTGGCCGCCTACGCGCAGTCCCGGCGCAATGTGGTTGAAAACGGTGAAGCTGGACTGGGGATCTTCCGGCGGCTTCGTGAGGATGTTGTGTACACCAGCCGGCACACTCTGGGGACGGTTTTGAAGCTGTGTATGATGTCGGGGAGGGTTTGGATTTCGGAGGCTGTTCATGGCTATGCTGTGAAGATTGGGTTGGAGTGGGATGTTTTTGTTTCGGGTACGTTGGTGAGTGTGTATTGTAAGCTCAGGCGAGTTAAGGAGGCGAGGGTGTTGTTTGATGGGACGGTGGAGAGGGATGTTGTGTTGTGGAACACAATGCTGAGGGGTTATGTGGAAATGGGACTTCAAGGGGATGCACTTGCACTTTTCGCTGAGTTTCATCGGAGTGGGTTAGGTCCTGACTGTGTTAGTGTGTGTTGCGTGCTTAGTGGGATTCAGAAAGTTGAGTCTGATGAAAGCAAGAGGCACATGGAGGAGGTACGGGCATATGCGGCAAAGATAGGGGAGTTTATGACGAATGTGGATGAGGAAGCTAATTCATCCAGTTTGTGTGATCCTACTACTAATTCAGACATATTTTTGTGGAACAAGGCATTGTCCAAGTATATCAGAGCTGGTGAAAATTGGGCTGCCATAGGGTTGTTTAGAGATATGATTAAATCAAAAGTTGGATATGACAGTGTGACATTAGTTATCATTCTATCTGCGATTGCAAGCACAAATAATTTGGAGCTGGGGAAGCAGATTCATGTTGCTGCTCTGACATCAGGTCTTGATTCTGTCCTTTTGGTGGGAAATAGTCTTATCAACATGTATTCAAAGACTCGTTCTGTCCAGTTTGCGAGGGAAATATTTAGTCACATGAAAGAAGTGGACCTAGTTTCATGGAACTCGATGATATCGTGTTGTGCACAAAGCGGTTCAGGGGAGGAATCAATAAACCTATTTATAGGTTTATTACGGGATGGTCTAAGACCTGATCAATTCACAATTGCAAGTATTTTGAGGGCCTGCTCCTCTATTCAAGAAAGGTTGCATCTCAGTAAGCAGGTTCATGTTCATGCATTAAAAACCGGTATTGCTGCTGACAAATTTGTTTCAACAGCTCTTGTTGATGTTTATTCTAGAAGCGGAAAGATGGATGAGGCGGAGGCTCTTTTAGAAAACAAAGTTAAATTCAATCTGGCATCTTGGAATGCATTGATTTCTGGCTACGTAAATAGTAATGAAAGTCACAAAGCACTACAACTGATGAGGATGATTCATGATGGTGGAAACAGGGTAGACGAGATTACTCTGGCAACTGTTGCCAAGGCAGCTAGTTTCCTGGTAGCATTGGCACCAGGGAAGCAAATTCATGCTCATGTCATAAAATTAGGGTACTCTAAGGACTTATATGTTAACAGCAGTATTCTAGGTTTGTACATAAAATGTGGAGACATGGGAAGTGCGCATGCAGTTTTCAATGACATTCCTGCACCGGATGATGTTGCATGGACAACTCTAATCTGCGGATGTTTAGAAAATGGAGATGAAGGGCGATCTGTGTCTATATACCATCAGATGAGGCAGTCAGGAGTTCCACCCGATGAATACACCTTAGCTACCCTTGTTAAAGCTGCCTCTTGTCTGACAGCATTGGAACAAGGGAAACAATTACATGCAGATGCAATAAAGTTGGAATATTCCTCAGACCCTTTTGTTGCGACATCACTTGTTGACATGTATGCCAAGTGCGGTATCATAGATGATGCATATTGCTTATTCAGAAGGATGGATATCGCAAGCAGTGTCCTGTGGAATGCCATGCTGGTGGGTTTAGCCCAACATGGAGACGCTAAAGAAGCACTAAATCTTTTCAGAGTCATGAAATCTAGTAATATTGTGCCTGATAGAGTTACTTTCATTGGAGTTCTTTCTGCTTGCAGCCACTCTGGCTTAGTTTCTGAAGCTTACGAGCATTTTTCTTCAATGCAAAGAGATTACGGGATTGAACCTGGGATTGAGCATTACTCTTGTCTAGTCGATGCCCTTGGCCGCGCAGGGCAAGTTCAAGAGGCAGAAAAGCTGATAGCATCCATTCCCTTTACACCATCTGCTTCAATGTACAGAGCCCTGCTTGGCGCTTGCAGGGTTAAAGGGGACACTGAAACTGGAAAACGAGTAGCAGAAAAGCTCTTGGCTATCGAGCCATCTGACTCGTCAGCTTATGTCCTCCTATCCAATATGAATGCTGCTGCCGACCAGTGGGATGCTGTGAACGATGCTCGACAAatgatgaagaggaagaaTGTAAAGAAAGAACCAGGTTTCAGCTGGATAGATGTAAAGAACAAAGTCCATTTGTTTGTAGTAGATGATAAATCCCACCCTGAAGCCGATTTGATATACAAGAAGTTGGAGGACATGATGAAACGGATCATCGAAGAAGGGTATGTCCCTGATACAGATTTTGTGCTTGCTGATGTTGAAGAGGAGGAAAAAGAACGAGCTCTATATTACCACAGTGAAAGACTAGCAATAGCTTATGCACTGATAAGCACTCCTTCATCAGCCATTATTCGGGTGATTAAGAACCTTAGAGTTTGTGGGGATTGCCATAATGCAatcaaatacatatcaaaaGTTTCTCAAAGAGAAATTGTGGTGAGAGATGCAAATCGCTTCCATCGTTTCAGAAATGGGAGCTGCTCTTGTGGTGATTACTGGTAA
- the LOC126784240 gene encoding uncharacterized protein LOC126784240, producing the protein MALVSPMEEPAAVADEVEMVMCHCCGLEEECTPGYIAREKKKHQGRWICGLCVTAIEDDRMKSQRKITADEAIRRQAKLVENFRSSSTPPRRSVDSSAAEEKGEDLLISKVMELLRRTLDSPRRGSGSGAFDRHLLRSKSYFSTVGGEKDLC; encoded by the coding sequence ATGGCATTAGTCTCTCCCATGGAGGAGCCTGCTGCTGTCGCCGATGAGGTTGAGATGGTGATGTGTCACTGCTGCGGGTTGGAGGAGGAATGCACGCCGGGATATATAGCGCGGGAAAAGAAAAAGCACCAGGGGCGTTGGATCTGCGGGCTTTGCGTGACGGCGATCGAGGATGATAGGATGAAGTCGCAGAGGAAGATCACTGCCGATGAGGCCATCAGACGCCAAGCCAAGTTAGTTGAGAACTTTCGGTCGTCGTCCACGCCTCCCAGAAGGAGTGTGGATTCTTCCGCGGCGGAGGAGAAGGGGGAGGACTTGTTGATCTCGAAGGTGATGGAGCTCCTGCGGCGGACGCTGGACTCTCCGAGAAGGGGTTCCGGTAGCGGGGCGTTTGATCGCCATCTTTTGAGGTCGAAGAGCTACTTTTCGACTGTAGGAGGAGAGAAGGATCTGTGCTAA
- the LOC126785282 gene encoding G-protein coupled receptor 1 — protein sequence MAATGQVAGGLTPYDRRVLTAVNAGAASLSFVGSGFIVLCYVLFKELRKFSFKLVFFLALSDMMCSFFSMVGDPSKGFFCYSHGYSTHFFCVASFLWTTTIAFTLHRTVVKHKTDVEDLEGMFHLYVWGTSLVVTVVRSIGNNHNHLGTWCRSQSGFTGKALHFITFYMPLWGAILYNGFTYFQVIRMLNNARRMAGSISDRPYQSDARAETKALNKWGYYPLILIGSWAFGTINRIHDFIEPDHKIFWLSVLDVGTAALMGLFNSIAYGLNSSVRRAIQERLDLFWPDRLRRWFPSGSRLIRVQNEESELVSLKIQDQH from the exons GCCTCTCTTTCGTCGGCTCCGGCTTCATCGTCCTCTGCTACGTCCTCTTCAAAGAGCTCCGCAAGTTCTCCTTCAAGCTCGTCTTCTTCCTCGCTCTCTCT GACATGATGTGTAGCTTCTTCAGTATGGTTGG GGATCCGTCCAAAGGATTCTTCTGTTACTCGCATGGCTACAGCACTCATTTCTTCTGTGTTGCGTCTTTCCTGTGGACTACTACGATCGCTTTTACTCTTCACCGTACTGTTGTTAAGCACAAAACTGATGTCGAAGATTTGGAGGGAATGTTTCATTTGTATGTTTGGG GGACTTCACTAGTTGTGACAGTCGTGCGATCTATTGGCAATAACCATAACCATCTAGGTACATGGTGTCGGTCGCAGTCTGGGTTTACAGGAAAG GCACTTCACTTTATAACCTTTTATATGCCACTCTGGGGTGCAATTCTTTACAATGGTTTCACGTACTTTCAAGTCATACGCATGCTGAACAATGCAAGGCGT ATGGCAGGTAGCATATCCGACCGCCCTTACCAATCAGATGCCAGAGCAGAAACAAAG GCTTTGAACAAGTGGGGGTACTATCCGCTCATCCTGATAGGATCATGGGCTTTTGGCACCATCAACCGCATTCATGACTTTATTGAACCAgatcataaaatattttggCTCTCAGTTCTTGATGTTGGGACAGCTGCACTTATG GGCCTGTTCAATTCAATAGCCTACGGCTTGAATTCCTCGGTCCGCAGGGCAATACAAGAAAGATTGGATCT GTTCTGGCCAGACAGGCTTCGGAGATGGTTCCCCAGCGGTTCAAGGCTTATTAGAGTTCAAAATGAAGAGAGTGAGTTAGTATCACTAAAGATTCAAGATCAGCACTAG